The segment ATGAGAAAAAAACAGGCAATTATCAGCACGGCGGAACGACTGTTCTATACCAACGGTTTCCATGCCACCAGTACGGACCGCATCTGTAGCGAGGCGGGCGTGTCAACGCGTACCCTCTATCGCTACTTTCCCTCGCGGGAGGCGCTGACCGCAGCGGTGATGACCGAACGCGATGACAGGTTTTTTCAGGCGCTGCTTCCGCCTCAGGAGCCGGAAGCCATCGGGCAGCTGTTCCGCGTACTCGGACAGTGGATGGAGGAGCAGGGTAGCATGGGCTGTTTCTTTCTGAAGGCCTGGGGGGAATATACCGGACAGGATGTGATGCTGTCAGCGCAGGCGCTGGGCCATCGCTACCGGATGCGTGAGTATATTGCATCCAGCATCAGGCACTGTTCAGGCAGCGGGAGCGCCTCGCTGGCGGATGCCGTATGGATGCTGTTTGAGGGCGCGGTGACCTCGGCGCTCATCATCGGGCCCGTCGCGGCCCTCAGAGCGGGGGAGGCGGCAGCACAGCTGGTTGCCCGAGCGGGTGAGCCATCATGAAATCCACGCGGGTATTAGGCGTAACGGGGTTTGCACTGATTGCGGTCACCTATGGGATGGCGAGATTCTCATGGGGACTGATGCTACCCGCCGTCACCCGGGATATTCCCTTTAGTCCGCGCATGGCGGGCGTACTGTCGGCCTGCAGCTTTGCGGCTTACTGCCTGTCCGTCACGGCGGCATCCCGGCTGGCGGAACGTTTTGGCCCTAAACTTCCCGCGGCCGCGGCGGCAGGCTGCGCGGCGATTGGCTTGCTGCTGCTCGCCCTCTCGTCCGGCCCCGTCATGCTTGCGGCAGGGCTGTTTATTGCGGGCACAGGGCCTGGCCTGGCCTCGCCGTCCCTCGCCGCAGCGGTTAGCCAGCGGGTGGAGGAGAAAAAACAGCCGCAGGTAAACACCATTATCAATGCCGGGACCGGCTGCGGCATTATTCTCAGCGTACCGATATTACTCTACCTGCCAGGCGGCTGGCGCGCAGCCTGTGTGGTGTTTGCCGCTTGTGCACTGGCCTGTCTGATCCCCGTTATCCGCTCTCTGCCCGGCGAGGGCATCAGGCGCGACGGAGAGAAACAGGGCTGGCGCGAAACGCTGGTGCAACGCCCGGTGCTACGGCTGGTGATTATCGCCTTTGTCAGTGGAATGGCCAGCGCGGGCTGGTGGAGCTTTGGGCCCGAGATCCTGCAGCATCATAGCGGCGTGGACGCAGATACCACCAGTTTACTCTGGCTGGTAAGCGGCGGAGCGGGAATAGCAGGCGCGCTAACGGGGCCGGTGGCATCGTTAATCGGCATGAACCCGGTCTACCGTCTTTCGCAGCTGTTTATGGCGGCACCGCTGCTGCTGCTGGCATTTCTCCATCATTTCTCCTGGTGGCTGTTACCGGCGGTTGCGCTCTGTGGGGTGGGCTACATCACCCTCTCTGGCGTGCTGCTGGTGTATGGCGCGTCCGCCACCAAAGCAGCGCCGGCAACCGGCGTTGGCGTGGTGTTTTTCACCCTCGCAGCGGGTCAGGTGGCAGGCTCGCTGGTTTTCGGTACGCTCTATTCATCGGCAGGTGCCGTTATTGCCCTGACGCTTTTCGCGGCGCTGGGCGGGGTAGTGATGTTAGTCCTGCCACAGGGAAATGACGGCAGCGGCAGATAATGTTAATTTATTGTATGTAACTTTGCCGCTCCGGTTGTTACCTGGAAGGCAAAGTAAAGTCGATAAATGACAGAGTGCTAAGGAGACAGTGATGGCCGCCACACGCATTGAAAAAGATTCAATGGGATCGATAGAGGTTCCGGCAGATAAACTCTGGGGTGCGCAGACGCAGCGCTCACTGGAACACTTCCGCATTTCAACCGAAAAAATGCCTGTCGAACTGGTACACGCGCTGGCGCTGACCAAGCGGGCAGCCGCGAAGGTGAATAACGATTTAGGGCTGCTGCCCGCTGAGCGCGCCAATGCCATTATCAGCGCGGCTGATGAAGTGCTGGCAGGGAAACACAGCGAAGAATTCCCGCTGGCTATCTGGCAAACCGGTTCCGGTACGCAGACCAACATGAACATGAATGAAGTGCTGGCGAACCGGGCGAGTGAACTACTGAACGGTGAACGCGGTATGTCTCGTCTGGTGCACCCTAACGATGATGTCAACAAGAGCCAGAGTTCAAATGATGTCTTCCCTACTGCGATGCACGTTGCTGCGGTGGTGGCCGTTCAGGAAAAGCTTATTCCCCAGCTTAAAGCGCTACAGGTGACGCTTGATAGTAAGGCCAAATCCTTTAGCGACATCGTGAAAATAGGGCGTACGCACCTTCAGGACGCCACGCCGCTCACCCTGGGCCAGGAAATTTCCGGCTGGGTTGCCATGCTGACTCACAACCTCAGGCATATCGAACAGAGCCTGCCTCACGTGGCGGAGCTGGCGCTGGGCGGAACAGCGGTAGGCACCGGACTGAATACCCATCCTGAATATGCCGTGCGGGTCGCGAAAGAGCTGGCCGATCGGACCGGCTTGCCCTTCGTCACCTCACCAAACAAGTTTGAGGCGCTGGCGACCTGTGACGCACTGGTGCACGCACACGGTTCGCTGAAAGGGCTGGCGGCCTCGCTGATGAAAATTGCTAACGATGTGCGCTGGTTATCCTCCGGGCCTCGCTGTGGTATCGGTGAGATAGCGATCCCTGAAAATGAGCCAGGCAGCTCGATTATGCCCGGTAAAGTTAACCCGACCCAGTGTGAATCCATGACTATGCTCTGTAGCCAGGTTCTGGGCAATGACGTTGCCGTCAACATCGGCGGCGCTTCCGGTAACTTCGAGCTGAATGTTTACCGCCCGATGATTATTCATAACTTCCTGCAATCGGCACGCCTGCTCGCTGATGGTATGGACAGCTTTAATCATCACTGCGCGTCAGGAATCGAACCTAACCACGATCGCATCAGCCAGCTGTTAAATGAATCGCTGATGCTGGTGACCGCGCTGAATACGCATATCGGTTACGACAAGGCAGCGGAAATCGCCAAGAAGGCGCACAAAGAGGGGTTAACCCTCAAGGCGTCGGCCCTGAAGCTGGGCTATCTGAACGAGGAACAGTTTGATGAGTGGGTCCGTCCGGAAGAGATGGTCGGCAGCATGAAGGCCTGATCGCCCCCGAACGGGCCATGATGTTCATGTCATGAAAAACGCCTGATGCAGCCATCAGGCGTTTTAAAAGGGTAAGTCGCCGCGCGCATCACGTGCGGGTCAATTTTCCGCTACAGTTAACCTACCTGTTCTCTTTAAGCTACCTGAAATCATGACTTTTTCTTCGCCACTTTGGCTACACGGCCGTCTTCGGCTGTTAATTTCCATTGCCGCCGGACTGATCTGTTTCTTTAATCTTCCAACCCATCTGGGCATATTACAGCGCCTGCTCATCGGCTGGAACGTGCTGGCCTGGCTGTATCTCTTCTTCCTGTGGTTTCGCATGTTGCGTACGGAGGCAAAGGATATTCCGCATATTGCCAAAACGCAGGATGAGGGGGCCACCCTGGTACTCAGCATGGTTACGATCACCTGTCTGGTCAGTATTATGGCCATCCTGATGGAGCTGGCGTCGCTTAAGCATCTCGAAGGAACACCGCGTGCACTGCATCTGCTGCTGACGGCGGCGACGCTGATTGTCTCCTGGGCGTTATTGCCGACCTCTTTCGCCATTCATTACGCCCATCACCATTATCTGCACCGCAGTGACGATGTCACGCCAATGATATTTCCTGAAAAGCCCGCTGAGCCAGGCTATTGGGATTTTCTCTATTTTTCATTTACCATTGCCGTTGCGTCCCAAACGGCCGATGTGGCGACGGGCACAACCGATATGCGGCAAATAGCTCTCCTCCAATCGGTTATATCATTTGTGTTTAATCTGGCCATTTTGGGATTGTCGATTAACGTTGGCGCAGGCTTATTAAGCTAATAAACGCGGACGGCGCCCTGGAGCTTTGCAGGAACAAAACCTGAACACCGTCTTAAGCCTGAATTTTATCGCGATGCTTAACTTATGCAGGCCAGCAGGCAGTGGTCAGGGGTTGCGGCTTTATTTAACCTGCTCTGAGACGGTCCGCAAGAATGATTTTTGTTCAATTTATTCTGTCGCTGTAAAGATGCAGACGGGAAATGACCGGGAACAGGGGTTTAGCCTCTGGCTTAAATCGATGCGTGATGTTACCGACATTGTAATTCAGCAGATCACCTATTTTAGGTACGCTTGCACTATCCGGGCAAAGCACCAGCAGCGGGGAGGGGCAGGCAAGCTGAGTTTGTTTTTGCTGCTGCTTATTCCAGACTCTGGCAATTGGCTGGACCTTAACGGGCCGTTTAATCTTCAGTACTGCTGAAGTCGGCAGGGAATTAATTGTCGCCATTTCCTGCTCAATTTTTTCGGCCCATTGCTCCCGGCTCCATGGAGCCTGGCTCCTGCCAGAGGTGAGGCTCTTTTTTAGCTTCGCCAGGATCTCATCACGGCTCACCGTTTTTATAATATGCTTATTCGCCCAGCCAAACCGAACGGAGTCGGGCGCATGCAGCAGGGTGATAGTGCGGTAAGCGTTTAACGTAATAAGCCCCCGAAGATGTGTATGGACAAATTCAAAACGCTCCTCGCTGGGCACGCCGGATTCGACGGTAATAATTTGCTCTAGTCTCTGCTTAAGTTTATTAACAGCTGACACCTGTTCAGTGATTAATGATGCTATTCCCTCAGAAGCCTCCAGACATATTACGCCAGGCAGCCGGACGGCCGCTTTTGTGCTGGTGGTTTCGGACTGATGTTGCATAAACAGATGGCTGTAATGCGCCAGGGTACGAGCAAGTGCAGGCCGGGCCAGGTGCTGCTGCACGGCGATCTCGCTCAAGGGTTCATGCTCTTCACCCTTTTGTACGAGGGGAAGCTCAAACACGCGGGCCGCCAGCAGGCGCTGTTCGGGCAGCAGGGCGGCAAGACTGCTTAGCTCAGCCTCCAGCTGGCCGACACAGCGATGAAGATTATCTACGGCATCATAATACTGGCTCATCTGAATTACCTTAGTTACAACATACTAATAACCCGTCAGGATAGGGAATATTATCAACAGGGATGGCGTAATGAAAGCTGGAAAATATA is part of the Erwinia sp. HDF1-3R genome and harbors:
- a CDS encoding DUF1345 domain-containing protein, with the protein product MTFSSPLWLHGRLRLLISIAAGLICFFNLPTHLGILQRLLIGWNVLAWLYLFFLWFRMLRTEAKDIPHIAKTQDEGATLVLSMVTITCLVSIMAILMELASLKHLEGTPRALHLLLTAATLIVSWALLPTSFAIHYAHHHYLHRSDDVTPMIFPEKPAEPGYWDFLYFSFTIAVASQTADVATGTTDMRQIALLQSVISFVFNLAILGLSINVGAGLLS
- the fumC gene encoding class II fumarate hydratase, with translation MAATRIEKDSMGSIEVPADKLWGAQTQRSLEHFRISTEKMPVELVHALALTKRAAAKVNNDLGLLPAERANAIISAADEVLAGKHSEEFPLAIWQTGSGTQTNMNMNEVLANRASELLNGERGMSRLVHPNDDVNKSQSSNDVFPTAMHVAAVVAVQEKLIPQLKALQVTLDSKAKSFSDIVKIGRTHLQDATPLTLGQEISGWVAMLTHNLRHIEQSLPHVAELALGGTAVGTGLNTHPEYAVRVAKELADRTGLPFVTSPNKFEALATCDALVHAHGSLKGLAASLMKIANDVRWLSSGPRCGIGEIAIPENEPGSSIMPGKVNPTQCESMTMLCSQVLGNDVAVNIGGASGNFELNVYRPMIIHNFLQSARLLADGMDSFNHHCASGIEPNHDRISQLLNESLMLVTALNTHIGYDKAAEIAKKAHKEGLTLKASALKLGYLNEEQFDEWVRPEEMVGSMKA
- a CDS encoding MFS transporter produces the protein MKSTRVLGVTGFALIAVTYGMARFSWGLMLPAVTRDIPFSPRMAGVLSACSFAAYCLSVTAASRLAERFGPKLPAAAAAGCAAIGLLLLALSSGPVMLAAGLFIAGTGPGLASPSLAAAVSQRVEEKKQPQVNTIINAGTGCGIILSVPILLYLPGGWRAACVVFAACALACLIPVIRSLPGEGIRRDGEKQGWRETLVQRPVLRLVIIAFVSGMASAGWWSFGPEILQHHSGVDADTTSLLWLVSGGAGIAGALTGPVASLIGMNPVYRLSQLFMAAPLLLLAFLHHFSWWLLPAVALCGVGYITLSGVLLVYGASATKAAPATGVGVVFFTLAAGQVAGSLVFGTLYSSAGAVIALTLFAALGGVVMLVLPQGNDGSGR
- a CDS encoding TetR/AcrR family transcriptional regulator; the encoded protein is MRKKQAIISTAERLFYTNGFHATSTDRICSEAGVSTRTLYRYFPSREALTAAVMTERDDRFFQALLPPQEPEAIGQLFRVLGQWMEEQGSMGCFFLKAWGEYTGQDVMLSAQALGHRYRMREYIASSIRHCSGSGSASLADAVWMLFEGAVTSALIIGPVAALRAGEAAAQLVARAGEPS
- the tus gene encoding DNA replication terminus site-binding protein, translating into MSQYYDAVDNLHRCVGQLEAELSSLAALLPEQRLLAARVFELPLVQKGEEHEPLSEIAVQQHLARPALARTLAHYSHLFMQHQSETTSTKAAVRLPGVICLEASEGIASLITEQVSAVNKLKQRLEQIITVESGVPSEERFEFVHTHLRGLITLNAYRTITLLHAPDSVRFGWANKHIIKTVSRDEILAKLKKSLTSGRSQAPWSREQWAEKIEQEMATINSLPTSAVLKIKRPVKVQPIARVWNKQQQKQTQLACPSPLLVLCPDSASVPKIGDLLNYNVGNITHRFKPEAKPLFPVISRLHLYSDRIN